A genomic region of Elephas maximus indicus isolate mEleMax1 chromosome 10, mEleMax1 primary haplotype, whole genome shotgun sequence contains the following coding sequences:
- the TMEM253 gene encoding transmembrane protein 253, protein MEERAGQQKWERSSIHLEKLRHWARHKQSGHILVLAVSQLWLAMAVVPFAVSVACLNSACHMATALPLGPAASGLLSGTVTLELRRAPRLWKVRAMMILNIFNLILAFIVVVVEVMKTALAPAPTAPSQLAGLLVLELSAEAFTLGGVLVSAYALFLLSQRKPGCCRSQSLHYEELQEGLSELEEVPVLENGPTVASTANETNK, encoded by the exons ATGGAGGAGAGAGCGGGTCAGCAAAAGTGGGAGAGATCCAGCATTCATCTGGAAAAGCTACGGCACTGGGCGAGGCACAAGCAGAGTGGGCACATCTTGGTGCTGGCG GTGAGCCAGCTCTGGCTGGCAATGGCTGTGGTGCCCTTTGCTGTCTCTGTCGCCTGCTTGAACTCTGCTTGTCACATGGCCACAGCGCTGCCCCTTGGGCCTGCAGCCTCG GGTCTCCTCTCTGGGACTGTCACCCTTGAGCTGCGCAGAGCACCTCGCCTCtggaag GTGCGGGCCATGATGATATTGAATATCTTCAACCTGATCTTGGCCttcattgtggtggtggtggaggtgatgaAGACAGCCTTGGCACCTGCCCCAACTGCCCCCTCCCAG CTAGCCGGCTTGCTGGTGCTGGAGCTCAGCGCTGAGGCCTTCACCCTAGGGGGAGTGCTGGTCTCAGCATATGCCCTATTCCTGTTGAGCCAGAGGAAGCCAGGATGCTGCAGGAGCCAGAGTCTGCACTATGAGGAGCTGCAGGAG GGTCTCTCTGAATTGGAAGAGGTTCCAGTTTTGGAGAATGGCCCCACGGTAGCTAGTACAGCAAACGAAACAAATAAGTGA